In Brassica napus cultivar Da-Ae chromosome C2, Da-Ae, whole genome shotgun sequence, the sequence ACACTCATCATTGCCAATGCCAATGTCGCCGATATGAGTTGCTTAGTTCGTCTGAAAAAGAAGGTGCCTGTGGATTTGGTGCACAATGATCCTGATGATACTATGGTAACGATCGGGGCATCTCATGGGTGGGTAGCTAGTTTGAAGGACGATGGAATCCTGCGTCTCCATGACGATCTAAACCCTGTTGCATCTGATACAGATCCTAAACGTATCCAGCTGCCTCCTCTTGTGACTCTGCCACACTGCCAAACCAAAATCGTCACCAACGTGTCAATGTCATCATCTTCTCCAGAGGATGATGAGGACTGTGTCGTGGCTGTCAAGTTCTTGGGACCTCAACTCAGCTTTTGCAAACCAGCCGGTAAGAGTAGTAAACCAGAGTGGACCAACATCAAGATCGAAAACCCTTGCTTCTACTCCTCCCGTGTCATGTTTTCCAAAAAGGACAACATGTTTCGTATTCCCGGATCTGGAGGCCACCTCATCGGCTCATTGGATCTCTGCGAACCTAACGATAAACTCAAGTTGCAGTGCGTTGGATTTGAAAACCTTCCTCCTAAGCTACCCACTCCCCTTATGGATTCATGCTGCATGAGCCAACACTTGGTGGAGTCAACATCCACCGGTGAGACTTTCTTGGTTAAGCAGTATAGGAAGACGGCCAAGATCGTCCAAGGTGTTGCCCAaatgaaaacacaatttttaatGGTGTTCAAGCTAGACGATGAAGGAAACGCGGTCTACACTCAAGACATGGGAGATCTCACCATGTTCCTCTCAATGTCTGAACCATTTTGTGTCCCTTCTACTTCCTTTCCTGGTTTGCTTCCTAACTACGTTTACATCTTGGATTTCGACGAAACCGCAATGGTTAGTCTGGTGGATGGTTTCCCCTTGGTCGCTACAACTGGAAAAACGGACGCTCCTTACTACATTCCACCTCAAAATATATTAGACTGAGGCTAGACTATATCCTCCAGCTTCTATATCTTCATAAGTAGATTGTACTGTTTCCTGTTTTATGTATGAAATATTTGTTCTAAACGCCGTGAAAATTGTTAACCGTTCGGTGGGCTGTGGCCGTGGACATTTATCTCAAATCAATTATATAACTGGAGATAAGAAATTGAATATCGACTTTTAGTATTTTAAGCTCAGAAATGGAACAATTgttcaaaattttcataacAATGCTTAAACCATGTAAAGAGTGAGTTAAACCCGAGTTTTGATGAGGATACATTGAATGGCTGCTAGCTTCTGAAATCGTGAAGCCTTTGGATAAGATGACACCAAAATTACTATGTTACCTTTACTccataaatgaagaaaaaagtgcttcaaaactcaaaacacaCCTGATTCGGACAGTCGACACAcaatctattatattaaaacagaagtcacaactttatttcatgtgtaattttttaaaatgaaccatcactagaaatcagttattatttattcattACTAATAATATGCCTAACTATATCACTCCAAATATTCCTATCCACGCCTAATAATACGGTGGGTTAACAAACATATATTTGCTTCCTTATTCAATTAAATATGTGAAATCAATGTTGGTAATATAAACCATTATCAAACCAGTCCTTAGACTAATACATTATCGTATAGTTCCAATTCTGAACCGGTtactataatttaattaattatgttttcacCTGAAATGAACCTTAAAACCTctgttttagtttcttttagtcACTTAcgcatcatatatatatgatcaagTGATGATCCACCTCGATGATTTGAAGCATTTCACCTGAAAAGAACCATCAAATCGGTCGGCTTTAGTTTATAATCGCTTCTTCGACATTATGTACATATATGATCAACTGATAATCAACCTCCAGAATATAAAACccataatatatgatatatgactagATTTTAGTAGTTAAAATGagtgtttttcttaaaaaccGATGTAACAAGATTTTCAAAACCACCATTCGGTTACAACAACAATATCTatattacttaatatctatacaataaaaatagaagtcatgatttttttatatgtgaTTTTAAATTTGGACAATCtctagaaaatttattaaattttacataacttaattataatatcttttaatgtctttatttttatttgaaatactattaaatatcttaaagacatatataacaaaatctttcaaatatcttttggaatctttttaaaatatatttcagagattagttaattaaaattttaattataaaaaaatataactataaactaaattttagttagttgattacaaaaaaaataatttagttttgattgtaaagaaaaattaataattatataaaatacctttaataatattttaatgataataacaattttaaattgatttaattttcaaattatatttaggaaatgttttataaaatgtttttaaaaagaaatattcattctatttctaatttaaaaatgaaaactagatcttgacccgcaaAACCGTGCGGgtgattagttttattttacacacataactattttcttacatgattaattgtaatatttaccatattacaaattatttaatataatattttgtttaaaaagcAATGTTATAGTTCACATGTAATAATTTAAACcatgtaaaaaaatttaattttaaaatatttttagttaaggatcaaaatttaattgaaaagtattatattaaattaatatcacaaattttaaaaaaatttcaaaatttttttaaaagaaatattcatttctatttctaattaaaaaataaaaatatattatctatttagCAAATAAATTATGACTTATTTCATtagtaattttgttttaatttagaCAACTTAGAATTAATACTTTTAAATGCTTTTACcatgtaatataattaattacacatcCCTTCATAGATGAAATATTTAATCTTTATTCATATTGTATACATAAGATTTTAGTATACTGTTATTAACGCCTGTTTATTCTTTGAGTTAAAAACCAattcaatttattatttaaacatttatacTAAATTGGTTTTATTAATCACTTTATACCAAATTCTCTATTATGTAGATTcaactaaatttaattttttttatatatttcaaatttagatataaaacaaaaattatgtaaattagtattgttacataataatgtttttaaaataaattttattacaaaaatacaaaatttataaattttatagtaataatattatacgccacacaaatattattataaaaatacataatatataacaccaaattacattaatttattgatatattttattgcataatctaaaatattttagtattaaagAAAACCCGCATGAGATCTAGTTTACGTCTTAAAACACTAGACTCACGCAATTATTCTGccaaagtaatatatatatactgtctCAAAACTAGTCCCCAAAATAAATCCCGtaaaaatagtttagcatacgTTAAGCCTCATAACGTAGTCTCCAAACAAAGACAAACATCTAACTTTTAATTGAATGAAAAACGTTATAATTTCATTGGTtgattactttattattatGACTTAGAAAAATTTACTAATGACACACTTTTGATAGTCAGGGGTGGGCGTTCacatacccgttcgggttcggatcgggtatttcgaaTCTTcgagtatttcggtatagaaGTATAAAACTCATTCgggtattttttatatttcgggtcgggttcggatatttaaattttgaaggaaaataaataaattattcattgtttaaggtttttgtatttaaaaaatatacttttaacttaaccgatttttttaatttttaatagattaaaatattaatgggtttgaagataaaactttaaaaatagaaaaacactaatttagttgttatcttaaaattttggatGCACCTTTTGTTAATGTAAAAAACAAGagtttgatatgtattttaaatgagtagcaaatgattttgtccataaCTATATGTAAGTTATctgattttgtccataattatattatttagcttttgtttatgttaaaaaaatgttgttaaatttattactaattaaatataatattttgatgaatgtaaatattacaaatttaaatctacattttatttatttaaaatacaattttacaaatttaaactacattttatttatttaaaataaaattttacaaattcataaaattaaaatatgaagtaAATGAAAATTGTGTATGCGgcaaccaaacaaacaaaactaaatCTACTTTCTGCGGCTGCGGCTGCGTCAATGTCATGTGTCTTTGAAACAAACAACAAGCTGTGGCTGCGGCTGCAAAACGAACAATAACCAAACGAACAGACGCAGACGCAGCCGCAAAAggctgcggcaaccaaacgagcagcactaggggtgggcgttcggatacccgttcgggtatttcggatttttgggtatttcggtatagggATAGAGAACCCGTTTGGGTATTTATGTACTTCagatcgggttcagatatttgtaGTTCGGGTTTGGTTATTTTGAATCGGATTCAGATATTTAgactttaaaagaaaaaaaaattcattttttaagtttcttgtatttaaaaatatagatttcagttcactgattttttttatatagattgAATGATTAATAGGTTTCgagataatatttcaaaaacaaatagatATTAATTTGGATATTGTTTTAACTTTGaatgtaacttttgttaatacatgaaacaaaaagtttgacatgcattttaaatgaatatcaaatcattttctccataattttatatatacttatgATCTTAAAATATGtgtaacatcaatataaatattttttaaaaagatgtaaactagaaatataagtgtatgtatatatatgttcggttatcttcggatatccattcgggttcggatattcactacaagaaaacaacggtattctgacgaatatttcgacggaaaatgaaatccttgGAATATCcagaggaatttccgaggatattccgaggaaacacaaaatttggtttcctcggaatttcctcggaatataccaacggaattctgaggaaatattaatccgtcggaattttcttatggaataccgaggaaaaatgtattcctcggaaaaaccCGATGAATTctgaggatatattatagccgctagagagccgttgggggattttaaaaattccgaggaaattccgacgaactagccgtttctgtcggaattccgtcagaatttcctcggtctgtcggtaggatttcaactataaatacaagcacccctcttcctcttcattcactccatatcttcatcttccctcttactctctttacacacgaatttgattcataaaaaacatgtcttcttcaaattattttcgtttttggatcgatcgacctcatttggatccgaacacgagattgcttacggaagaataccaacgaggtataactgaattcatggggttagttcaccgacaaccggaagcaaaaacaggtatgttaagatgtccttgctctaattgtaaaaatagaaaggttattaaagagtgggatgtttggactcatctatatttgagtgggtttacacgaagttacaaaatttggtatcatcatggggaaactgattatgaacatggtagtactagtgaacctcagccagcggttagattagaagaaccaattagaacgaatgtagattatggtgtaggtactgagcagaagGTAAATGATATGGCAGGTGGTATTTGCATtagacggaaaggttgcagaggttgtatctgtctgagtgcacagcgcaaccaatgagatggcatgcggagcactcaacagatggtgagatcagacatccttcagatgcaaaagcgtggaagcatttccaatcaaagtatcccgactttgcgtatgagagaagaaatgtctaccttagattgtgtactgatggtttcagctcGTTTGGCAAGAGtagaagacaatattctctatggccagtcattcttacaccatacaacctacccccaaacttgtgcttgcgacgagagtttttgtttctctcgattctcgttcccggaccagagcatcctaagagatcacttgatgtgtttcttcagccactaatatatgagttgcaacaactatgtgctcaaggtgctgaaacatacgatgtttcgtgtaaagaaaactttcaaatgcgggcagtactaatgtggacaataagtgattttccagcatatggtatgttatctggatggacaacgcatgaaaggctatcatgtccatattgtcatgataacactgatgctttccaactaaaacacagaagaaaaacgtgttggtttgactgtcacaggagattcctaccacctgatcatccatatcgtaggagtaggaatttgtttacgaagaacaagagggtgtttgacagtccacctccggaaatttgtgggaaagatttgaagacacaactaagagattttggtgcagaaaggacgccagacgtcggtggacatgagcgttttccggtagatgctgttggagacctacataactggcgcaaaaaaagtattttctgggatatgccatactgggaggatcatctgctaaggcataatttagatgtcatgcatattgagaagaacttttttgacaatctcatgaacacgatccttaatgttcaaggtaaaacaaaggataatttgaagtcaagactggatttagtcgatatatgtgctcgttcataacttcatgttgatgagaatggtagggctccttttcccatataccgacttgatgcagagggaaaagatgcgttctttgattggatttcaaacgatgtggaatttccagacggttacgcatctaatttgcgtaaatttatcgacagaaaggaaggaaagtttactggcttgaaaagccacgattgccatgtaatgatgcagcgcctccttctgtttgccttcaaggaaatattaccacgaaatgttcatgaagcaattgcagggataagtggtttcttctgcggtttatgcacgagatcagtgactcttgaaggtattgaaaatttgaagactaacagccgtgattcagtgcaaccttgaaaagatatttcctccctcattttttgatgttatggagcatcttgttattcacctggtaagagaattggaacttggtggtcctgtgcagtatagatggatgtatctgtatgagcggtatatgttccatttgaagtagatggtgaaaaatttaagtagggtggaaggttctatagtcgcacagatgatcaatgaagaaactccAAACtctgccgagtactactttccagcagaagttcagactaAAAAAAGAAGACCTGCttggcatgatgatagaggcgaacgagcaacatatcatgttacggttccagacattttcacagatgttggacgacttagcggaaaaccaaaggaccgtcgacttactgagcaggagcgcagtaatttgcaaacatatttgctcaccaattgcgaagatgttcttcaatatgagaggtaaataaattagcttacaaatttttattttaacaagttgaaatttaaatcttaattaattacattattgtcatcatatgtacaggattttcatggcagaaaagcggttcgaatatagatacgccacagaggacgaactagaagaaatgaagcagagagaattttctggatagatgtttacttatgtgagtgctttaaacaaattaaaatatcatttatcacatatttatactaattcacatttattgatataacatatatatgtgctattaatataggtgtctgctggtttggccagaggtgaaacatttgacgattggatacgcgagatggtcgttggaccaaaatttgttgtgaagtcatatccgagattttgtactcgaggatatgcattcacaactcagaagaggagacgttcgagtacgacttatgatgctggcgtttgttctgcatctgaagatgatgtatactacggacacatacataagattttggaaatcaagtatttgggcatggttggattgcgctgtattgttttctattgtgattggcatgacaacactctagatcgaggtgtgagaacagatgcatttggtgttacatcaataaattcgaggcgaaagctgcaatattatgatcctttcattcttgcttctcaggccaatcaggtaattaaatgttaattatttagaatgattcatcatcatgtgtattaatttataattttactaataattttttaaatgttacaggtttgttatatcaagtacctccgggtaaggaacatagatgatccatgggttactgttacaagactcaacccgagaggccgagttcaaggaagttctgagctggaagatccactacaaccaagcacatctggcaacttaagtgcagcagaagatttagctggagttggccttgtagtcgatttaaccaacttcggagaggaagccgtcgttcacgcagaggatgaaccagtgattggagagtttcaccaagatccagattcagattcatctggtgatgatgactcggaaacagactagcatcgacttttttttttagtagaaATACCGAAttgaggaagataagggtttcctcgaaattccctcggaatattccgaggaaattctaaGGAAgcagggtttttaaaccgaaaacaacgttttgtggtttgaataacacttatataacccttattaagtgtcttagactgattatgaagtcaaaaatttgttccttatcctataataaacacttttccgattgtatgaacgaaatccccacaacataagagaaacacttatacactttaatgaacggtaaagggaatacttacaattatttttgaaattttgttatttcatggtttatgatcatctatacaaagaatcctcaatggtatgcattacaattgtataagaaatgaaatacggcaaaaaaaatcgatgttttaaaaccccaaacactagttcctcggtatttcctcggaatattccgagggaattccgaggaagataattccgagggaattccgaggaagcagggtttttaaaccgaaaacaacgttttgcggtttgaataacacttatataacccttattaagtgtcttagactgattatgaagtcaaaaatttgttacttaccctataataaacacttttccgattgtatgaacgaaatccccacaacataagagaaacacttatacactttaatgaatggtaaagggaatacttacaattatttttgaatttttgttatttcatggtttatgatcatctatacaaagaatcctcaatggtatgcattacaattgtataagaaatgaaatacggcaaaaaaaaaatcgatgttttgaaaccccaaacactagttcctcggtatttcctcggaatattccgacggaattccgacggatatttaagtgtccgtcggaatttcctcggaatattttcatttgaccgggaaaatatttcgcgaaaattgaaattggaattccgaggaaatcccgacggaaactatccgtcggaccctaggttttataaccacgagccgcttcttcttccccatttctctcttcttcctctccggctccactccctcctctccggcgatctcccccttctctccgacgatatctccggcgaatcctctctaaacctacacaaatcatgtaaggaccctatcccactctcttaggttctatttgttaggtttttgtgtagatttgatagatttttggtagggtgattggttaggattgtgatttggttgtataatagatttaaaattgtgatttggttgaataatttgttttgttgaattgatttagaatttttttataatttttttattttctttgtatttataaaatagatttttgtatataaatttgagttttgtgtataaattcaatttttgtattttacaaaatgatttttgtatataaattcgattttttggattttacaaaacgttttttgtatatatttcgattttttggattttacaaaacatttttaatatctataaaattttttgtgattaaaaactattatttgatatttaaaaatatatatatatatatattatataaatttctatatttattaattttttttaatattatttaaactatttttttgtaattattaaactattttttatttattaaaactattttttttgtttattagaactatttttatatatttattaaacatttttatctataaaactttttttgtgattaaaaactatttttgggatttaaaaaaaaataatttatatatttctatatttattaaatattttttttaatttataggtctcatgatgatcagacccgccctcgacagcgtcgtggtcgtggtggtacgaggagccagtctcgggattcaaaccgaggatgacgattcgacggcttcgaccaacttgtcccggtttcgaattaacgaaatcgttgaatccgtaagttcttttttttaaagttcaattcatttatttcttgatttaaatttggatattttctattttagtcagttccaaagaagaagggacgtttggtcggtttgggtcgtcgcacccggtcggttcctccttcttctgcaccaccgccctttgttgatccagaagtacttacggctcagttgaaggacaaggatgatcgcatatctttgttggagacccagatagcggctcaacaggcgggctatgaggcacagaggaggctgaaccagcaaataatggagatgatgcagaggatgtacccgaacgaggtgttcccgaacgtgccagacccgtagttttttttttttcaaaaactcagaatgttttatttttatttgtacaactttgaatattatctaatatgttttcaattttaattttaattttatattttcgaattaaaatttcaaaaatttaatttttaaaaaaaaattaatttttttttaaattccgaggaaatgaactcTCGGAATATACCAAGGGACCTGTtcatcggaatataccgagggagtcattcctcggaatataccgagggactcgttcctcggaattttccgagggctccgttcctcggaaattcccgatgaaaattccgaggaacatttcgtcggaacttccaaggattggaccatcggaaagtccatcgaaatatcccttggaagttctccctcggtatattccgaggagctttccgacgaactggtggtcctcggagtttcctcggaattccgtcggaaatttccgaggaaaaatgaatttccgagaaGTTATTTCctaggacttgtttcgtcggaataacgttattccgacgacatacaaacgattttttccctcagtatgtcgctgttttcttgtagtgattatcCGTTCGGAATCGGATATTCAATCTCTCCTAAc encodes:
- the LOC106420941 gene encoding uncharacterized protein LOC106420941, giving the protein MALFLRRLVKPALVRRSSSVSLLISNGFSTTSLRQTPPCSIIGAKPCLPLEFFYRSGLGTLIIANANVADMSCLVRLKKKVPVDLVHNDPDDTMVTIGASHGWVASLKDDGILRLHDDLNPVASDTDPKRIQLPPLVTLPHCQTKIVTNVSMSSSSPEDDEDCVVAVKFLGPQLSFCKPAGKSSKPEWTNIKIENPCFYSSRVMFSKKDNMFRIPGSGGHLIGSLDLCEPNDKLKLQCVGFENLPPKLPTPLMDSCCMSQHLVESTSTGETFLVKQYRKTAKIVQGVAQMKTQFLMVFKLDDEGNAVYTQDMGDLTMFLSMSEPFCVPSTSFPGLLPNYVYILDFDETAMVSLVDGFPLVATTGKTDAPYYIPPQNILD